CCCGGGTTTCCGCCGTGCTGTGATTTGATGTCACTCACAAGCACTATGTTTCGGCAGTCCGACTGCCGGAGTGGGGGAACGGAGCTTCATTGATGGGTACGACGTCGGCCTGGCGAGCAGGCGCTTTGGTCCTGGCTCTGGCTTCGGTCCTCGCATCCACGGGATGCACCGCTGTAGAACCTGGCTCATCCGCAGCGACTCAAAGCCAAAGCGCAGTTCCTGCCCCCGGGTCGACAGCGACAGCGACAGCGACGGGGCAAGGGGAGCCAGCAGCCCCTCAATCCGCAGACGCCACAGGCTCCCTCCAGGCAGCCTCAGCGTTCCTGAACAGCATCACCACGGATCTCTCAGGACTCAGCGACGCAGAAATTGCTGAAATGGGCCATGTTACTTACAAGACCTGGGCAGACGGTAATTATCAAAGCCCCAAAATCACCACACCTGAAATAAAGGCCGCCGCCGCCCAGGAGCTGAAAGCTATCGGGGTCGAGACCCTCAGCGGCGACGTCACCTACGATCCCGCACAGAAGTCTCTGTGGAGCGGCGGCGTTTATGTGTATTGGGTGTCTGCAAGTCGCAAACCCTTTGGGCTTGAAGACAAGGCGGACGAGGAACGGCTCGGACGGCCGGCGAAAGGCCAGGTCAAAGACGGACTATTGGGGAGCACCTGCAGTTTTGGCCGTTTGGTGCGAATAGCTGACGGCAAGTGGGCCGCAGTCCGGAACACCGGTGGCACAAGAGAATCGCCCTGGGTCATGGACATCAGGAACTTCGGCGTTACCCCTGTGAAGGTAGATCCCAACAAGTCCGGCCAAACCTGCCTTCCCGCGGAATAGCCCCGCTCCTGACACAGGTTCGACATCAGCCAGGGATGTAGTCGGCTGCCAGCTCGTCGGCGGTCATGTAGGACCTGCGTTCGCAGTCCGCGCCGTAGTATTCCTCGGTCAGTCCGATGACGCCCGTGGCGCCGATGCTGCTGACGTGCCAGGTCCGGCCGGTTGAATGGCTGGTGAACTGGGTCCCGATGGCTGGAGCTGCGGGAGCGGTGAGTGTGCTCATGACTTCCTGTGTGCGGCGTAGAAGGCGGGGCGCTCAGGCGATGCCCAGGCCCTTGTACAGCCCGGTGATGGTGCCGGCGTTCCGGCGCCGGGCAATGGCCAGCGCGATCCGGGCGCAGGTGAGCGCATCGTCACCGGCGTTGTGGGAGGCGAACCCGGGCAGGTCCAGGTGTTCTGCCACGTCTCCCAGCTTGTTTTTCGGCAGCCCCAGGGCGGCGCGGGCGAGCTTCTCTGTGCAGCGGAATTCATTGGTCGGCTGCGGGAGTCCTGCGATCTCGAACGACCGGCGGAGCACCCCGGCGTCGTAGCCGATGTTGTGGGCCAGGATGGGATCGTCACCCAGGATGCCGGCGAGGGTGTGCATGGAGTCCTCCAGCGAGGGTGCCCCGGCCACCGTGGCGCCGTCGATGCCGTGGATCCTTACGGCGTAGGGGTCAAAGGAGTCCACGCCGGTGTGCGGCGAAATGAGCCACGACCTGGTGTGCGTGATGATTCCTCCCCGGACCACGGCGAGACCCACGGCGCAGGCGGAGGCGCGGTTGGAGTTGGCTGCCTCGAAGTCGATGGCGGTGAAGTCCAGTCCGGCGGTCGTCGTTTCCATGGGCGGTATGTGTACGGCGAAGGGGTGGGCGCTGCCCGGTATCAAACGGTGTCAGGACCGGTTGATGCGGGGCCTAGTTGCGCCAGTCCCGCTTGAGGTCGCTGACCAGGAATCCGATCTGCAGGGCGATGCCGACAAGCTTCTTTCGCAGGTAGTCCTTCTCCTGGACTTCGCGCGGGCCGGTGAGTCCGGGGAGCAGCCCGAGCTTGTGCTGGAAGGTGCCCTGCAGGGTTGCTGCGTGTCCTGCCAGCGGTTGCGGAAGCGCGGCGACGTACTCCGTCGCGGACCGGTAGGCGTCATCGCTGTCCTGCAGGGGATCCAGGACGATCGTTTCGGCCGTGACGATGTGGTGCTGGGCAGCTGTTGGCATGTGGTTCCTCGGGTCGGTGGACGATGTGGGACCCATGTGTGCGGCTGCGCCGGCACGGCTCTCCGGCCACGGTAGACACAGAAAGACCCCGGCAGCTCCATGCTGCCGGGGTCTTCCGCTCTGGCTTAGCCGTTGGGATATTCCTGGGCGTGCCAGTCATCGACGACACCGTGGATGTCCATCATCCCGTCCCAGCCCGAGTCCATGTAGGCGTTGGCTGCGAAGCCGGCGAACCGCTCTGCTTGGTCGCGGCTCTCGAACCCTTTTGTTCCGAGGACACTGGCCGCGTAGTTGTAGGCGAAGCGGTGGTGGCTGTCCCACTGGGCGCGGTCCTCGGGGCTGAGCGGGTCACCCTCGTCCTCGGGCCAGTCGAAGTCCCGTTCATCGTCGTCCTCAACCACCGGCTCCGCAGCCGCCTGGCCGGCGGACTTTTCGGCAGCAGCGGCCAGGGCGGCCGAGGATGCTGCGTTGGCCTCCTCTTCGGCCTTCCTCTCCGCCTCTTCAGCGACGTACTGGGGGATGCACTCCTTGGCGAGGGTACCGGGCTTGAAGTCCAGCTCTCGCTCGATCGGCAGGCCGAACTGGCCGCGGAGCTGCTCGATTTCCGTGAGGCTGGAATAACCCCACTCGCCACGGCCGTGGCCCGCCAGCTGGGCGAATCCGAAGACCTGGTTCCTCTCGGGGTCGTATTCGGTGACCCACCAGTCGGCGCCGCCCTGGAAGTAATGCGCAACGATCGGCTGGTCGGGCAGGTCGATCGAATCGTTGGTGTAGATCGGCGGCCACTTCTCCATTTCCCTGGCGGAGGGGTAGAAGTTGTGCCCGCGCAGGCGCCGGAGCGTCTCTGCGGGGCGGACAGGTTTGGCCGCCAGGGACGGCACCTCGTCCGAGTGGGCGGTGGCCGCGAACTGGCCGCCTTCGGGGATGCCGGCGGGCTTGTGGACGGGCTTGGTGGGCATGACGCCTCCTTGATTTTGGGTGCTTCTTCTTCCCCTGTGTGCGGCACAGGCAAGAAACGTCACCGCTAACGGCCCGTCCCTTGAATTTCTGCGCATGACCCGTTGGGACTGCCCAGTCTCCGCGCGCACCCGTGCGCGGGCATGACCATCCAGCACCCGAAGGACATCATGACCGATTCGTTCACCCCGCCGCCGCCCGAAGAGAAGAAGCCACCGCGGCTCGGGACCTTCCTTACCGCCAACCGGACCAGGCTCATCGTCACCGCAGGCGCCCTCGCCCTCCTGGCCGGCGCACCGGCCGCGTTCGGCGCCGTCCTGGCGCCCCAGGCTGCATCATTCACAACCAGCATCACGGCGGAGACCCAGGCTCCTTCACCGGCAGCCGAGGAGTCAGTCGAGGAGGCAGCGGCCACCGAGCCGGCCGAGGAAGCACCGGCGCCTTCACCTGCGCCACCCGCAGACCCGGCCCCCGCTCCGGAGGAAGCCCCTGCACCGGCGCCAGCTGAAGCACCGGCACCGCCGGCGGAGGCCCCTGCGCCTGCACCGGTCAGCAATGAGTACACCGTCGCCCCCGGCGACACGGTGGGGTCCATCGCCTCCCGGTTCGGGGTCAACTTCATGGAGATGCTGGCCGCCAACGGACTGAACACGTCCTCGCTGATCTTCCCGGGCCAGGTCCTGAAGCTCAGCGGCCCGCCGGTCACCGTGATGGTCACCGTCCCGGCTGCCCCCGCGGCCGCTCCGGCACCGTCAGCACCACGCGCAGCAGCTCCTGCGCCGGCCGCCCCAGCCCCTGCCGCAGCACCTGCTCCCGCGCCGGCTCCTGCCGCCCCTGCCGTGCGCACCATCTACGTCACGGGCTCCGGCGGACAGGCGGCCATCGACCGCTGCGCCGGACCGGTCCACTTCACACCCATCACAGAGTCCGTCTCGATCACCGAGCATGACTTCTGCGGTGGCTGGGGCCGGTTCTCCGGCATCCAGGTCGGCGAGACGGTGAGCCTTCCGGGCTACGGCACGTTCACCGCCTACGCCCGCGGCAACGTCCCCCAGGGCGGGACGATGAACAACGTCCGCGCAGTCCTGGGCGGCACTCCCCCGGTGTTCCTGCAGACCTGCATCCCCGGCACCAGCCAGATGCTCGTCATCGGCCTCAGGTAAGCCACCAACAGAAAAGTCCCCGGCCAGCTCACCCCGGCCGGGGACTTTTCTGTCTTGGCTTTACCGCCTACGCAGGCTTATGCCGCAGCACGGAGGACAACCGCGTGTGCCTGGCGGTAGGCCGCTGCCCACGCCTCGATGGGGGCGATCAGGGTCGGCTCCCCGGTGCCTGCCAGAAGACCGATGCGCTCCAGCCGGTCCCAGGCGCGGAACCCGTGCGGTGCTTCATCGGCGCGGACCCACTTGAGGGCTTTGGAGACCATTGCGAAGTCGGCGACCGGTTCAACAGGGACCGGCCAGCGGCCCGGGGTGACACAGGCGAGCCAGCGCACCTGGTCTTTGCGGGCTCCCAGGATAGGGACCATGCCGAGGGCTATGTCCTTGTCCCCGTGACCTGCCTGAATGACGGCGCCGGCGGCAGCCGCGCGGATTCCGGCGCCCATTTCCTTCCACGCCTTCACCTGTACGGCGGCGTCCGCCAGGACGTAAAGGTCCCCGACGTCTTCTGCTCGTCCGGCACCGAGGTGCCGCATCGATTTCGGGAGGGCGAACTCCGGCAGGAGGTCTACCAGGACCGGG
This genomic stretch from Pseudarthrobacter sp. BIM B-2242 harbors:
- a CDS encoding exonuclease domain-containing protein, with translation METTTAGLDFTAIDFEAANSNRASACAVGLAVVRGGIITHTRSWLISPHTGVDSFDPYAVRIHGIDGATVAGAPSLEDSMHTLAGILGDDPILAHNIGYDAGVLRRSFEIAGLPQPTNEFRCTEKLARAALGLPKNKLGDVAEHLDLPGFASHNAGDDALTCARIALAIARRRNAGTITGLYKGLGIA
- a CDS encoding DUF2958 domain-containing protein, whose protein sequence is MPTKPVHKPAGIPEGGQFAATAHSDEVPSLAAKPVRPAETLRRLRGHNFYPSAREMEKWPPIYTNDSIDLPDQPIVAHYFQGGADWWVTEYDPERNQVFGFAQLAGHGRGEWGYSSLTEIEQLRGQFGLPIERELDFKPGTLAKECIPQYVAEEAERKAEEEANAASSAALAAAAEKSAGQAAAEPVVEDDDERDFDWPEDEGDPLSPEDRAQWDSHHRFAYNYAASVLGTKGFESRDQAERFAGFAANAYMDSGWDGMMDIHGVVDDWHAQEYPNG
- a CDS encoding LysM domain-containing protein, which gives rise to MTIQHPKDIMTDSFTPPPPEEKKPPRLGTFLTANRTRLIVTAGALALLAGAPAAFGAVLAPQAASFTTSITAETQAPSPAAEESVEEAAATEPAEEAPAPSPAPPADPAPAPEEAPAPAPAEAPAPPAEAPAPAPVSNEYTVAPGDTVGSIASRFGVNFMEMLAANGLNTSSLIFPGQVLKLSGPPVTVMVTVPAAPAAAPAPSAPRAAAPAPAAPAPAAAPAPAPAPAAPAVRTIYVTGSGGQAAIDRCAGPVHFTPITESVSITEHDFCGGWGRFSGIQVGETVSLPGYGTFTAYARGNVPQGGTMNNVRAVLGGTPPVFLQTCIPGTSQMLVIGLR